The Cryptosporangium minutisporangium genome has a window encoding:
- a CDS encoding alpha/beta hydrolase, translating to MVAEREIRLSDGRTLRTFDGGGTGPVVVWHHGTPHTGALIPPLLSAAADRGLRLVSYARPGYGGSPSLPGRDVASAAGDVAEVLGALGIDRFVTVGSSGGAPHALACAALLPGRVTAVATFAGLSPYGGDPGWFAGMADDRALRAATAGRAARARYAETAEFDPATFTDADWAVLSGAWAALGEDAVKAGASSPDGALDDHLAFVSPWGFDPATITVPVLLVHGADDRMVPASHADRLLTAIPGATRWLRPGDGHVSVLAAYPAVLDWLVAESSLR from the coding sequence ATGGTGGCCGAGAGGGAGATCCGACTGTCCGACGGGCGGACGCTCCGGACGTTCGACGGTGGTGGGACCGGGCCCGTCGTGGTGTGGCACCACGGCACTCCGCACACCGGAGCGCTGATTCCGCCGTTGCTCTCCGCGGCCGCCGACCGCGGCCTGCGGCTGGTGTCCTACGCCCGGCCCGGGTACGGCGGATCCCCGTCGCTGCCCGGCCGGGACGTCGCGTCGGCCGCGGGCGACGTCGCCGAAGTGCTCGGCGCGCTCGGTATCGATCGGTTCGTGACCGTGGGCTCCTCCGGCGGCGCACCGCACGCGCTGGCGTGTGCGGCGCTCCTGCCCGGCCGGGTGACCGCGGTGGCCACCTTCGCGGGGCTGTCCCCGTACGGCGGCGACCCGGGCTGGTTCGCCGGCATGGCCGATGACCGGGCGCTACGGGCGGCGACCGCCGGCCGTGCCGCCCGGGCGCGGTACGCGGAGACCGCGGAGTTCGACCCGGCGACGTTCACCGACGCCGACTGGGCGGTGCTCTCCGGCGCGTGGGCGGCGCTCGGGGAGGACGCCGTGAAGGCCGGAGCGTCCTCCCCCGACGGTGCGCTCGACGACCACCTCGCGTTCGTCTCGCCCTGGGGCTTCGATCCGGCGACGATCACCGTTCCGGTGCTGCTCGTGCACGGCGCCGACGACCGGATGGTGCCCGCGTCCCACGCCGACCGGCTCCTGACCGCGATACCGGGGGCGACCCGGTGGCTGCGTCCCGGCGACGGCCACGTGTCGGTGCTCGCCGCCTACCCCGCCGTGCTCGACTGGCTCGTCGCCGAATCCTCGCTCCGGTAG